ATGGGGCAGCACGCCTCAGCCACCAACGAGATCAGCTTCAGCGACTGCCGCATTCCGCAGAGCGCGCTGATGGGGAAACTGAACGACGGCTTCCGCATTGCGGTCGGCGAGCTGGCCGGAGGACGCATCGGCATCGGCTCGCTGGCGCTGGGGGTCGGGCTGGCCGCCATCGACTGCGCCAGCCGTTACGCCCTCGAGCGCAAGCAGTTCGGTCAAAAACTGGCCGACTTCCAATCGACCCAGTGGAAGATCGCCGATGCCTACACCGAACTGGAAGCCGCACGTCTGCTGCTGATGAACGCCGCATTCCAGAAGGAGCAGGGCCGCTCCTTCGCCCGCGCCGCCTCCATGGCCAAACTCTTCGCCAGCGAAAGCGCCAACCGCGTCTGCTACGAAGCCCTCCAGATTCATGGCGGCTACGGCTACACCCGCGATTATCCGGTCGAGCGCTACGCCCGCGATGCGCGCATCACCAGCATTTATGAGGGGACCAGCGAGATCCAGCGCCTGATCATTGCTCGCGATATCTTGCACAGTTTGAGTTGAGCCTGCAGGCATAGATCCTTTTTAAATTATTGGAATCGAACAACAGGAGGAAGTACCGATGATCTTTGAATTGAATGAAGAACAGAAGCTGATCCGCCAGACAGTGCGCGAGTTTGCCGAAAAAGAGATCAAACCGAGCGCCGCCGAGCGCGACGAGAACGAAAGCTTCGACCGCAGCCTGATGTTCGACAAGGTCGGTGAACTCGGCCTGGCCGGGATTGTGTTCCCCGAAGAATACGGCGGCGCCGGCGCCGATTACATCAGCTACGCCATCGCGGTCGAAGAGCTCTCCCGCGTCTGCGGGTCGACCGGGGTCACGCTCTCGGCGCATCTCTCATTGGGCGCCAACCCGATCTACCTGTTCGGCAGCGAAGAGCAGAAGCAGCAGTATCTGGTGCCGCTCGCCGAAGGGACCAAGCTCGGGGCCTTCGCCCTGACCGAAACCGCGGCGGGCTCCGATGCCGGCGGGACCAAGACCACGGCGGTGCGCGACGGCGACAGCTGGGTTTTGAACGGCACCAAGATCTTCTGTACCAACGGCGGCGAGGCCGAGATCAATATCGTTTTTGCCCGCACCGATAAGAATGCCGAGAAACATCACGGCATCAGCGCCTTCATCGTCGAGAAGGACACCCCCGGGTTCAGCTTCGGCAAGAAGGAGAAGAAGCTCGGCATCCGTTCTTCACCGACCCGCGAGCTGGTGTTCGACAACTGCCGGATTCCTGCGGCCAACCTGCTGGGTACGGAAGGAAGCGGCTTCAAGGTCGCGATGAAGACCCTCGATGG
Above is a genomic segment from Geopsychrobacter electrodiphilus DSM 16401 containing:
- a CDS encoding acyl-CoA dehydrogenase translates to MIFELNEEQKLIRQTVREFAEKEIKPSAAERDENESFDRSLMFDKVGELGLAGIVFPEEYGGAGADYISYAIAVEELSRVCGSTGVTLSAHLSLGANPIYLFGSEEQKQQYLVPLAEGTKLGAFALTETAAGSDAGGTKTTAVRDGDSWVLNGTKIFCTNGGEAEINIVFARTDKNAEKHHGISAFIVEKDTPGFSFGKKEKKLGIRSSPTRELVFDNCRIPAANLLGTEGSGFKVAMKTLDGGRIGIAAQALGIAQGAYEAALDYARERKQFDQPIASFQAVQFKLADMATEIEAARLLVYQAAYKASAGLPYGKESAMAKMYASDVAMKVTTEAVQIFGGYGFTRDFPVERMMRDAKITQIYEGTNEVQRIVIAAAITR